In Synechococcus sp. CC9616, the following are encoded in one genomic region:
- the pseB gene encoding UDP-N-acetylglucosamine 4,6-dehydratase (inverting) — protein sequence MRILLTGGTGSFGKAFIKQILGSDFGVERLVVYSRDELKQWEMQQTYTQDKFPQIRFFLGDMRDHERLLLALERIDVVVHAAALKQVPAAEYNPMEFIKTNVIGADNLIKACLQSKVKNVIALSTDKAAAPINLYGASKLCSDKLFVAANNMVGFRDLRFSVVRYGNVMGSRGSVIPFFINKAKEGVLPITHQDMTRFNITLQEGVQMVIKTLEENKGGEIYVPKIPSYKVMDVAEAIGPSCKKNIIGIRPGEKIHEEMITEADSESTYDFGNKYVIMPADGSVEKKYIESGLELKKVVKGFKYNSGENPDFLTISEIRRLITNNVDDKFKPV from the coding sequence ATGAGAATTTTGCTAACCGGGGGTACGGGAAGTTTTGGAAAGGCCTTTATAAAACAAATTTTAGGTTCAGACTTTGGTGTAGAAAGGCTTGTTGTGTACAGCAGAGACGAACTAAAACAGTGGGAAATGCAGCAAACATACACACAAGATAAGTTTCCTCAAATTAGATTCTTCTTGGGAGATATGAGAGATCACGAAAGGTTGTTATTGGCATTAGAGCGAATAGATGTTGTTGTACATGCAGCAGCACTAAAGCAGGTGCCAGCAGCAGAATATAATCCAATGGAATTTATAAAAACGAATGTAATCGGTGCAGATAATCTCATAAAAGCATGCCTCCAAAGCAAAGTAAAGAATGTAATAGCTTTGAGTACAGATAAAGCAGCAGCGCCGATAAATCTATATGGAGCAAGTAAACTATGTTCAGACAAGTTATTTGTTGCTGCAAACAACATGGTGGGATTTCGAGATTTAAGATTCTCGGTCGTAAGATATGGAAATGTTATGGGATCACGCGGTTCCGTCATACCATTTTTTATTAATAAAGCGAAGGAGGGAGTATTGCCAATTACACATCAAGACATGACAAGGTTCAACATAACATTACAAGAAGGGGTGCAAATGGTTATAAAGACATTGGAGGAAAATAAAGGTGGGGAAATATACGTGCCAAAGATCCCAAGTTACAAAGTCATGGATGTTGCCGAGGCGATTGGTCCGAGCTGTAAGAAAAATATAATAGGTATAAGGCCAGGAGAAAAGATCCATGAAGAGATGATCACAGAAGCAGATAGTGAAAGTACGTATGACTTTGGTAATAAATATGTTATAATGCCCGCAGATGGAAGTGTCGAAAAGAAATACATAGAAAGTGGGCTAGAGCTAAAGAAGGTGGTCAAAGGCTTTAAATATAATTCCGGTGAAAATCCAGACTTCCTGACAATCTCCGAAATAAGGCGATTAATAACTAACAATGTAGACGACAAGTTTAAGCCTGTATGA